The nucleotide window CGGGGGGCTGTCGTGAAGTGGTCCCGCGTGGTAGTTTTAAGGGTTGAATTGACAACGCATTAGGCGGCCCGGATGGTCCGGACCGTGTACGACACTTCAGGCAGGGTTTGTGGCACGAACATCCAGACGACGCAGAAGTCCCAGCTCGAACGCCGCGGCGATCGCGGCCCCCTCCTTCCGCCGGTCCGCCGGTCGCTCCTACTCCGGTCATCGCGAGTGGCTCCTCGCCGAACATGGCTCGATCTGCGCCTATTGCGGCGTTGAGACGGCACCAGAGGCCATCACGCTCGATCACGTCCGGCCGCGGCGCGGGCAGGACGCCTACGACCGCCCCGACAACCTCGTGCTCTGTTGCCGCGATTGCAACGCGGCCAAGGCTGACACCCCCCTCGTCGCGTTCCTGATGCAGAAGCGCTCGCGCGGGGTCTTTCTCCTTCACTACGGCGAGCACCTCTCAGAACCGTTGAAGGAACTGGCGCGCAAGGCGTCAGAGAGGCCG belongs to Gemmatimonadales bacterium and includes:
- a CDS encoding HNH endonuclease signature motif containing protein: MARTSRRRRSPSSNAAAIAAPSFRRSAGRSYSGHREWLLAEHGSICAYCGVETAPEAITLDHVRPRRGQDAYDRPDNLVLCCRDCNAAKADTPLVAFLMQKRSRGVFLLHYGEHLSEPLKELARKASERPILPA